In the Candidatus Nitrospira nitrosa genome, one interval contains:
- a CDS encoding ChbG/HpnK family deacetylase — protein sequence MIPAICEANHSPRTTGALIINADDWGRDRTTTDRTFDCIRCGTVSAVSAMMFMDDSERAAAMTYEHGIDTGLHLNLTTRFSARQCSSRLRESQEGLARYLLRHRFMQVLFHPGLTKQFDYVVKMQLDEYNRLYGEAPARIDGHHHMHLCANVLVQGLLPQHTIVRRNFSFEMEEKSLGNRLYRQWIDSRLERRHRLTDYFFSLAPITPQKRLDRIFSLSRNFVVEVETHPVNHDEYSFLREAVGAHLIERDVIVHPFAVVTAQLSSEGI from the coding sequence GTGATCCCAGCGATCTGCGAAGCGAATCATTCCCCTCGAACGACTGGTGCGCTTATCATCAATGCCGATGATTGGGGAAGAGATCGCACAACGACTGATCGGACATTCGATTGCATACGCTGTGGAACGGTGTCTGCCGTGAGCGCCATGATGTTTATGGATGACTCCGAACGAGCGGCCGCGATGACTTATGAACATGGAATTGATACCGGCCTGCATCTCAACCTGACCACGCGGTTCTCGGCAAGACAATGCTCCTCAAGACTCAGAGAGAGCCAGGAAGGACTCGCCAGATACCTCTTGCGACACCGCTTCATGCAGGTACTGTTTCATCCTGGACTCACCAAACAATTTGACTATGTCGTGAAGATGCAACTTGATGAATATAATCGTCTGTATGGAGAGGCACCGGCACGTATCGACGGGCATCATCACATGCACCTCTGTGCGAACGTGCTGGTTCAGGGCTTATTGCCGCAGCACACTATCGTCAGGAGAAATTTTTCCTTTGAGATGGAGGAAAAGAGCCTCGGAAACCGTCTCTATCGCCAGTGGATCGATAGTCGACTGGAAAGACGCCATCGTCTCACTGATTATTTTTTCTCGCTTGCTCCGATCACGCCCCAAAAGCGCCTGGATCGGATTTTCTCGTTATCTCGCAATTTTGTGGTCGAAGTGGAAACTCATCCAGTTAATCATGATGAGTATTCGTTCCTGAGGGAAGCAGTTGGTGCGCACTTAATTGAAAGAGACGTGATCGTACATCCATTTGCTGTCGTGACGGCACAGTTGTCATCCGAGGGGATTTGA
- a CDS encoding lipid II:glycine glycyltransferase FemX: protein MPELDARYSVEVDEVDEATWYQLLDQFDDANIYQTWAYGLIRSGHRNISHLLLKRQGRVVAMAQSRIAKAPVVGAGIAYVMWGPIWKLKDEHSDPAVLRQAIRALRNEYARTRGLLVRLYPTLFEEKDGWVLPILEEEGFVRASNERRTRTILMDLTPSLDELQERLLPHWRRELKVAGKQDVEITEGREDDLFEKFIDMYKEMVARKQFQEPNDIHEFRDMQRCLPNEYKMQLILCHSHDGDCAGLICSAIGSTAVYLFGATTTVGLKRRGSYLLQWKLIQRLKEAHVTQYDLNGINPETNAGTYKFKRDLAGEKGRTVSFLGRFDSCESRLSLACVTMGEKLRRISRALT from the coding sequence GTGCCTGAACTAGATGCGAGATACAGCGTCGAGGTGGACGAGGTTGATGAAGCGACGTGGTATCAACTGCTCGATCAGTTCGATGACGCGAATATCTATCAGACGTGGGCGTACGGACTGATTAGGAGTGGACATCGCAATATCAGCCACCTCCTGCTGAAACGACAAGGACGGGTGGTTGCGATGGCACAAAGCCGAATCGCGAAGGCTCCGGTGGTCGGCGCGGGGATTGCCTATGTGATGTGGGGGCCCATATGGAAATTGAAGGACGAGCATTCTGACCCAGCGGTGCTTCGTCAGGCGATTCGGGCTTTGCGCAATGAGTATGCCAGAACCAGAGGCCTGTTGGTCCGTTTGTATCCGACACTGTTTGAAGAAAAGGATGGATGGGTCCTGCCGATTTTGGAGGAAGAAGGGTTTGTGCGAGCAAGCAACGAGAGGCGGACACGAACGATTCTTATGGACCTGACGCCTTCACTCGATGAGCTCCAAGAGAGATTGCTCCCTCACTGGCGGCGGGAGCTGAAAGTAGCGGGTAAGCAAGACGTTGAGATCACTGAAGGGCGGGAGGATGACCTGTTTGAGAAATTCATCGATATGTACAAGGAGATGGTCGCAAGAAAACAGTTTCAAGAACCGAACGACATTCATGAATTTCGAGACATGCAACGGTGTTTGCCCAACGAATATAAGATGCAGCTGATACTCTGCCATTCTCATGACGGAGACTGCGCTGGTCTCATTTGCAGCGCGATCGGTTCTACTGCAGTGTATCTGTTTGGCGCGACCACGACGGTCGGGTTGAAACGTAGAGGATCGTATCTCCTCCAATGGAAGTTGATCCAGAGACTGAAAGAGGCTCACGTGACGCAGTATGATCTGAACGGGATCAACCCGGAGACGAATGCCGGCACGTATAAGTTCAAGAGAGATCTCGCTGGTGAGAAAGGGCGAACGGTGAGTTTTCTGGGCCGGTTCGATTCATGCGAGAGCAGGCTGAGTCTTGCCTGTGTGACGATGGGAGAGAAATTAAGACGAATAAGTCGAGCCCTGACGTGA
- a CDS encoding glycosyltransferase family 2 protein has product MSEALPHLCVCVCTFKRPTLLRRLLGELHAQDTRGLFTFSILVVDNDQAESARGVVEDFSAASALPLSYHVEPRQNIACARNRAVRHASGDFLAFIDDDEFPIKCWLLTLFATCRKYQVDGALGPVKPHFDQTPPRWVVKGKFYERQTYPTGFVIDWRKGRTGNVLLKMHVFSGLEQPFEPLLRNGEDQDFFRRAIGRGYSFVWCNEAVAYEEVPPMRWKRTFMLRRALLRGASERMMPTFGLRDIAKSLVAIPLYVLAIPFALFIGQDRLMGLLVRLCDHLGKLLAAVGINPVAEPYVTE; this is encoded by the coding sequence ATGTCTGAAGCTCTACCACATCTTTGCGTGTGTGTCTGCACGTTCAAACGGCCCACTCTACTGAGGAGATTGTTGGGGGAACTCCACGCTCAAGATACTAGAGGATTATTCACCTTCTCAATCCTGGTTGTTGATAATGATCAGGCCGAGTCGGCAAGAGGGGTAGTAGAGGACTTCTCAGCTGCTTCAGCCCTCCCCCTGTCTTATCATGTGGAGCCTCGACAGAATATTGCCTGTGCACGGAATAGAGCGGTTCGACACGCCAGCGGAGACTTTCTCGCATTTATCGATGATGATGAGTTTCCGATCAAATGCTGGCTACTCACGCTATTTGCAACTTGTCGAAAGTATCAAGTCGACGGTGCTTTAGGTCCTGTGAAGCCGCATTTCGATCAGACACCCCCACGATGGGTTGTGAAGGGAAAGTTTTACGAACGACAGACCTATCCGACAGGATTCGTGATCGACTGGAGGAAAGGAAGAACCGGTAATGTGTTGTTAAAGATGCATGTGTTTTCAGGGTTGGAGCAGCCCTTCGAGCCTTTGTTACGGAACGGAGAGGACCAGGACTTCTTTCGTCGGGCGATTGGCAGAGGATATAGCTTTGTCTGGTGTAACGAAGCGGTTGCCTATGAAGAAGTCCCCCCGATGCGCTGGAAGCGGACATTTATGTTGAGAAGGGCACTGCTGCGCGGCGCAAGTGAAAGAATGATGCCGACATTTGGGTTACGCGATATTGCGAAGTCTCTCGTGGCGATTCCTCTATACGTGCTTGCGATACCGTTTGCATTGTTTATAGGGCAGGATCGTCTCATGGGTCTTCTGGTAAGGCTCTGCGACCATCTCGGGAAGTTGCTGGCTGCGGTCGGAATCAACCCGGTTGCCGAGCCCTATGTAACTGAGTAG
- a CDS encoding polysaccharide deacetylase family protein encodes MIGVVAQAGEFELAREFFELFKTPWEWYRPDEQYDVVLVAGEDASRRVYQTHLLVLYGGQEIGLDTQFSIKCTTSHHPTVLLYRNGCLPLYGKSCTLQAEGMSFLQDKNSHQMVGVLSQAGNQTLARVGYDLFQEVKALFLDGQPTEHASVPTLETHIAVLRDLIIGAGVTLMEIPPVPSGYRFIACLTHDVDHPLMRRHRWDHTMFGFLYRAIFGSLSRTFTGRMPVRHLLANWAAVAKVPLMYLEIVEDLWHRFDRYRDIEKEAESTFFVLPFKNDPGRTVQGLAPQKRASSYAGIELVDQLRTLVSRGSEVGLHGLDAWIDSARGIQEREQVVHVTGSSHVGVRMHWLYFAADSPEKLERAGFAYDSTVGYNHTIGYRAGTTQVFKPLGATTLLELPLHIMDTALFYPDYLNLSEREAESQIQALIDHAHMHGGTITINWHDRSLAPERLWGEFYARLLDTLKGEGAWCTSATRAVTWFQNRRSVVFRKSDRGMQVDFNNVAIKTNDGDPPLRVRVYNPQGSSEGLRSPYVDTTLTIDHMRVAPTTPACIYS; translated from the coding sequence ATGATTGGCGTCGTGGCTCAGGCAGGTGAATTTGAATTAGCACGAGAGTTTTTTGAGTTATTCAAGACGCCCTGGGAGTGGTACAGGCCTGACGAACAATATGACGTCGTATTGGTCGCGGGGGAGGATGCCAGCCGGCGAGTCTATCAGACGCACCTACTTGTTCTATATGGCGGTCAGGAAATCGGACTTGACACGCAATTCTCGATCAAATGCACGACATCTCATCATCCGACTGTTCTTTTATACCGTAACGGTTGTCTCCCCTTATACGGCAAGAGCTGTACCCTTCAGGCTGAAGGGATGAGTTTTTTACAAGACAAGAATTCGCATCAGATGGTCGGAGTTCTCAGTCAGGCAGGGAACCAAACCCTAGCGCGGGTAGGATACGATCTCTTTCAAGAAGTGAAGGCCTTGTTCCTGGACGGACAGCCGACCGAGCATGCGAGTGTTCCCACACTCGAGACACACATTGCCGTGCTCCGGGATCTCATCATCGGTGCGGGGGTGACGCTCATGGAGATTCCGCCCGTTCCCTCCGGTTACCGGTTCATCGCCTGCTTGACCCACGACGTCGATCATCCGCTCATGAGACGGCACCGCTGGGACCATACCATGTTCGGCTTTCTGTACCGAGCCATCTTTGGATCCTTGAGCAGGACGTTCACAGGTAGGATGCCTGTTCGTCATCTCCTGGCGAATTGGGCAGCGGTGGCAAAAGTCCCGCTCATGTATTTGGAGATAGTTGAAGATCTATGGCATCGCTTCGATCGCTATCGCGATATCGAAAAGGAAGCGGAATCCACTTTCTTTGTCTTGCCGTTCAAGAATGATCCAGGACGCACGGTCCAAGGCCTAGCTCCTCAAAAGCGAGCATCAAGTTATGCGGGAATTGAGCTTGTCGACCAGCTACGAACTCTGGTGTCTCGAGGGTCTGAAGTCGGGCTTCATGGCCTCGACGCGTGGATCGACAGCGCGAGAGGAATACAGGAGCGTGAACAGGTGGTTCACGTGACGGGTTCTTCACATGTCGGAGTACGGATGCACTGGCTCTACTTTGCAGCCGACTCTCCTGAGAAGCTTGAGCGTGCGGGATTCGCCTATGATTCGACCGTTGGCTATAACCATACGATTGGGTATCGTGCCGGGACTACGCAAGTGTTCAAGCCATTAGGCGCGACCACTCTGTTAGAACTTCCGCTCCACATCATGGATACGGCACTGTTCTATCCCGATTATCTAAATTTGAGCGAGAGAGAGGCTGAGAGCCAAATACAGGCTTTGATCGATCATGCGCATATGCATGGCGGAACTATCACGATCAATTGGCACGATCGAAGCCTTGCCCCGGAACGACTGTGGGGAGAGTTTTATGCCAGGCTCCTCGATACGCTCAAAGGGGAGGGAGCGTGGTGTACAAGCGCAACTCGTGCGGTGACCTGGTTTCAGAATCGTCGCTCCGTTGTGTTCAGAAAGAGCGACCGAGGCATGCAAGTAGACTTTAATAATGTCGCCATCAAGACCAATGATGGCGACCCTCCCTTGAGAGTAAGAGTGTACAATCCTCAGGGATCCTCCGAAGGCTTGAGATCACCATACGTCGATACAACACTGACGATCGACCACATGCGCGTCGCACCTACCACCCCTGCGTGTATCTACTCCTGA
- a CDS encoding glycoside hydrolase family protein: MIDRVDKPSNTALTRFSERDSISFEEITQSVSAVQEWVEGQGYCGYEPFDGLSSWLRPLTCKSLLGDRFLQQLIRQSPMNLRPLLGVKPKDSTKGRGYMASGYVLLYQLTKRQEYLDKAIDCLEWLDQHKVERFTYHSWSNHFSFASRSGRYTHEDPIIVWTALIGHAYLDAFEVTGHDWLLRVADSACNWILELPREQTATGDCISYMAHVQSSIHNANMLGGGILARTAKHTGSEECRRVARQAMEYSCSRQRPDGSWWYAETPEHHWIDNFHTGYNLDGLKHYADSTGDRSYLRNFEQGLTYYKANFFELNGRPKYYHSRAYPIDIQCAAQAIDTLAFVSDQDQESLSLSQLVASWTIHHMQDRRGYFYYRQYPLMMARTPMLHWGQATMFKALAQLLCRRASTIQ, encoded by the coding sequence ATGATTGATCGTGTGGATAAACCTTCTAACACGGCGTTGACCCGCTTCAGTGAGAGGGATTCAATCTCTTTCGAGGAAATTACGCAAAGCGTGTCTGCGGTCCAGGAATGGGTCGAGGGGCAAGGGTATTGTGGGTATGAGCCCTTTGACGGCCTCTCGTCCTGGCTTCGACCATTGACATGTAAGTCGCTTTTGGGCGACAGGTTTCTCCAACAACTGATTCGTCAGTCTCCGATGAATCTGCGTCCTCTGCTTGGAGTGAAGCCAAAAGACTCGACCAAAGGGCGTGGATATATGGCGTCAGGGTATGTGCTGCTCTATCAGTTGACGAAGCGGCAAGAGTATCTTGACAAAGCGATCGACTGCTTGGAGTGGCTTGATCAGCACAAAGTCGAGCGGTTCACATATCACAGCTGGAGCAATCATTTTTCCTTTGCATCGCGATCCGGTCGATATACGCACGAGGACCCCATTATCGTATGGACGGCCTTAATCGGTCATGCATATCTCGACGCATTTGAGGTAACCGGGCATGACTGGCTCCTGCGAGTGGCGGATAGCGCATGTAATTGGATTCTAGAGCTTCCGCGAGAACAGACAGCGACCGGAGACTGTATCAGTTACATGGCGCATGTTCAGAGCTCCATCCACAATGCCAATATGCTCGGGGGAGGGATTTTGGCCAGAACGGCCAAGCATACGGGGAGTGAAGAATGTAGACGAGTAGCGCGTCAAGCTATGGAGTATAGTTGCTCTCGCCAGCGGCCTGACGGATCGTGGTGGTATGCGGAGACTCCGGAGCACCACTGGATCGACAATTTTCATACTGGGTATAACTTGGACGGGCTCAAGCACTATGCCGATTCCACAGGAGACCGATCCTATCTGAGGAATTTCGAGCAGGGACTGACTTATTATAAAGCCAATTTCTTCGAGCTGAACGGAAGACCTAAATACTATCATTCTCGAGCCTATCCCATCGATATTCAATGCGCCGCACAAGCCATCGATACGCTCGCATTCGTATCGGATCAGGATCAGGAGTCTTTGTCGCTCAGTCAGCTCGTGGCATCCTGGACGATCCATCACATGCAGGATAGACGAGGGTACTTTTACTACAGACAGTACCCATTGATGATGGCAAGAACCCCGATGCTTCATTGGGGACAGGCCACGATGTTCAAAGCGCTTGCACAATTGCTCTGCCGACGAGCATCGACGATTCAGTAG
- a CDS encoding glycosyltransferase family 4 protein — MAILGSTKQRVSPSERVDAQKLSDSEFSGLVGKRMAVVSFSAFPGDPRPRRAAEAFAEAGMSVEVICLKEAEAAKKDTFKGIRIDRIEIAKSRNSKFGYVFQYCLFILIVFVMLTLRFPIRRYDVIHIHNMPDVLVFAALIPKLFGTKVILDLHDPMPELMMTIFNTRKESWAVRLMAFLEKQSITFADMVLTVNRTCEELFALRSGGASKISVVMNTPNEQIFRYSPVKLDDAAVSRIGKPFVIMYHGTLVERNGLDLAVEALAQVRQSVPEAELRVYGPRTLYLDDVLHSLSAKGLEEAVVYLGPRTLEELAQAIAQCDVGVIPNKRSMFTEINTPTRIFEYLALGKPVVAPRANGIEAYFDKDSLVLFELGNANDLAMKLSWVATHPMEALETTKRGQAIYQQHVWSREKEKLLNLTAALVRSR; from the coding sequence ATGGCCATCCTCGGATCAACCAAACAGCGGGTCTCACCTTCTGAGCGAGTGGATGCTCAGAAACTTAGCGATTCCGAATTCTCCGGTCTAGTCGGAAAACGGATGGCGGTTGTGTCGTTTTCGGCTTTTCCTGGGGATCCTCGCCCTCGAAGAGCGGCCGAAGCCTTTGCCGAGGCTGGCATGAGCGTCGAGGTGATCTGCCTAAAAGAAGCGGAGGCTGCCAAGAAAGATACATTCAAGGGGATACGAATCGATCGAATAGAGATTGCAAAATCCAGAAATTCGAAGTTTGGCTACGTGTTTCAATATTGCCTTTTTATCCTCATCGTATTCGTCATGCTGACGCTACGCTTTCCAATCAGACGCTACGACGTCATCCACATCCACAACATGCCTGATGTGTTGGTCTTCGCGGCGCTGATCCCCAAATTGTTCGGAACCAAGGTGATACTGGATCTGCATGATCCTATGCCAGAGCTCATGATGACAATCTTCAATACGAGAAAAGAAAGCTGGGCAGTGAGATTAATGGCATTCTTGGAGAAGCAGAGTATCACCTTCGCAGATATGGTGCTCACGGTAAATCGGACCTGTGAGGAATTATTTGCTTTGAGAAGCGGTGGGGCATCGAAGATCTCCGTTGTGATGAATACCCCCAATGAACAAATCTTCCGATATTCCCCTGTGAAACTCGATGACGCGGCAGTCTCAAGAATAGGGAAGCCGTTCGTAATCATGTATCACGGAACCCTGGTTGAGCGGAATGGTCTCGATCTTGCCGTAGAAGCGCTGGCGCAAGTCAGGCAGTCTGTTCCAGAGGCGGAATTGAGGGTATACGGTCCTCGGACTTTATATTTGGACGACGTATTGCACAGTCTTTCTGCGAAGGGGCTGGAGGAAGCCGTTGTATATCTGGGACCTCGAACGTTGGAAGAGCTTGCGCAAGCTATTGCACAATGTGATGTGGGAGTTATCCCAAATAAGCGGAGCATGTTTACGGAAATCAACACTCCGACGAGGATCTTTGAATATCTGGCGTTGGGGAAGCCCGTTGTGGCTCCGCGTGCAAACGGCATCGAGGCGTATTTTGATAAGGATTCGTTGGTGCTGTTCGAGTTAGGTAATGCCAATGATCTCGCTATGAAACTTAGCTGGGTGGCTACCCACCCAATGGAAGCCCTCGAGACCACGAAACGTGGACAAGCGATCTATCAGCAGCATGTATGGAGTAGAGAGAAAGAGAAGTTACTTAACCTCACGGCAGCACTGGTCCGGAGTCGGTAG
- a CDS encoding Rossmann-fold NAD(P)-binding domain-containing protein: protein MSSNGKVMVVGLGEIGKPLLEVLSKHYETVGIDITPPPDLPDHVDVMHVCYPFRIQDFEGETIRYIQRFNPKVTVLNSTVAIGTTRSIADRAGAKVVNSPVRGKHIRMAADLLHYDKFVGGLDAESARVIAEHFHGAGMKTRVLSSPEATELAKLTETTYFGLLIAWAQEIERDCDQFGLKYDEIVSIYEEVSFFPRVKYFPGIIGGHCVMSNIEILSQLKRSDLLKAIESSNQQKIDRENRNK, encoded by the coding sequence ATGAGTAGTAACGGAAAGGTGATGGTCGTAGGATTAGGCGAGATCGGCAAGCCTCTCCTTGAAGTGCTGTCGAAACACTATGAGACAGTGGGCATTGACATCACGCCTCCACCTGACTTGCCGGACCATGTTGATGTTATGCACGTCTGTTATCCATTTAGGATCCAGGATTTTGAGGGAGAAACAATCCGGTACATTCAACGATTCAACCCCAAAGTTACCGTTCTCAATAGTACGGTCGCCATTGGCACGACACGATCTATCGCAGATCGAGCCGGTGCAAAGGTCGTCAACAGCCCTGTGCGTGGCAAGCATATACGCATGGCAGCGGATCTCTTACATTATGACAAGTTCGTAGGGGGTCTCGACGCCGAAAGCGCGCGCGTCATTGCAGAACATTTCCATGGAGCAGGGATGAAGACGAGAGTGCTCAGCTCACCGGAGGCAACCGAACTGGCCAAGCTCACAGAAACCACCTATTTTGGATTACTCATCGCGTGGGCGCAGGAAATCGAGAGAGATTGCGATCAATTCGGTTTGAAGTATGACGAAATTGTTTCGATCTATGAAGAAGTCTCGTTCTTCCCACGCGTAAAGTATTTTCCAGGTATCATTGGCGGACATTGCGTCATGAGCAACATCGAAATCTTGAGCCAGCTAAAACGGTCGGATCTCTTGAAGGCGATCGAGTCATCCAATCAACAAAAAATTGATCGCGAGAATAGGAACAAGTGA
- a CDS encoding glycosyltransferase: MMLQYVLITPARNEAQFIEQVINSLITQTIRPAKWVIVSDGSTDGTDEIVKRYIQIESWIELVRMPERRERHFAGKVHCFNAGYQRLAGVTYDVIGNLDADITFEPDYVEFLLTKFADDWRLGVAGTPFVEGAESYDYRFTSRHHVSGACQLFRRDCFEDIGGYQAIQGGGIDWVAVTTARMKGWKTRTFTERVCRHHRAMGTASSGKLGAWYNLGKQDYYLGGHLLWQVFRSCLQMRSKPYVLGGVALLAGFIWGVVTRANRPIGRDLIAFHQREQMQRLRDMFRKLFTRITMLPSK; encoded by the coding sequence ATGATGCTTCAATATGTATTGATTACACCTGCAAGGAACGAAGCCCAATTTATCGAGCAGGTAATCAATTCACTTATAACTCAGACCATCCGGCCGGCCAAATGGGTCATTGTGAGTGACGGCTCAACAGACGGTACCGACGAAATTGTCAAACGGTATATCCAGATAGAATCATGGATCGAACTTGTACGAATGCCTGAAAGGAGGGAGCGGCATTTTGCCGGCAAGGTTCATTGTTTCAATGCAGGTTATCAACGGCTCGCCGGGGTTACGTACGATGTGATTGGGAACTTGGATGCCGATATTACGTTTGAGCCAGACTACGTGGAATTCCTTCTCACAAAGTTTGCCGATGACTGGCGGTTGGGAGTAGCCGGCACTCCCTTTGTGGAAGGGGCGGAATCGTATGATTATCGATTTACGAGCAGGCATCATGTTTCCGGAGCCTGTCAACTCTTTCGTCGGGATTGCTTTGAAGACATCGGTGGCTACCAAGCGATTCAAGGTGGTGGAATCGATTGGGTTGCTGTAACTACGGCAAGAATGAAGGGATGGAAGACAAGAACTTTCACTGAGCGGGTGTGCAGACACCACAGGGCTATGGGTACGGCCTCCAGCGGTAAACTGGGAGCTTGGTATAACTTAGGCAAGCAGGACTACTACCTTGGTGGCCATCTGCTTTGGCAAGTGTTCCGGTCCTGCCTCCAGATGAGAAGTAAGCCGTATGTGCTGGGAGGTGTAGCCTTACTCGCAGGTTTCATCTGGGGGGTCGTCACCAGAGCCAACAGACCGATCGGCCGCGACCTCATCGCCTTTCATCAACGGGAGCAGATGCAAAGGCTGCGTGATATGTTTCGCAAGCTATTCACTCGAATAACCATGCTACCTTCGAAGTGA